In Thermosipho atlanticus DSM 15807, one DNA window encodes the following:
- a CDS encoding IS3 family transposase, with product GIIQSMSRKGIPQDNGPVESFFSHFKEELVKIHVEKTKEEYKRLISEYIRFYNEERYQKRLNNMAPVEYRSHAV from the coding sequence GGGAATAATTCAAAGCATGTCAAGAAAGGGAATACCACAAGACAATGGACCTGTAGAAAGCTTCTTTAGTCATTTTAAAGAAGAATTGGTAAAGATACATGTGGAGAAGACAAAGGAAGAATACAAGAGGTTGATATCAGAATATATAAGATTTTACAATGAAGAGAGGTATCAAAAAAGACTAAACAACATGGCTCCGGTGGAGTACCGAAGCCATGCTGTTTGA